Proteins from one Malania oleifera isolate guangnan ecotype guangnan chromosome 4, ASM2987363v1, whole genome shotgun sequence genomic window:
- the LOC131153878 gene encoding uncharacterized mitochondrial protein AtMg00810-like: MQGAKDVTTLLSTTTALTLLGGTSSVDSLEFRSVIGGLQYLSLTCSDISFAVNKLSQFMHKPTTTHWKAAKRLLRYLKHTIFHGIHIQKSSSPNLTSYSDADWAVACIASSDLISGFDCALALNHSAQQIGIKATGCNDWDFFGEV, from the exons ATGCAAGGCGCAAAAGATGTTACCACCTTGCTGTCCACAACCACTGCTCTTACATTACTTGGTGGAACATCATCGGTTGATAGCTTAGAATTTCGAAGTGTCATTGGTGGCCTGCAATATTTATCACTTACATGTTCGGACATTTCATTTGCTGTGAATAAGTTGTCTCAATTTATGCATAAACCTACAACAACTCACTGGAAAGCTGCAAAAAGACTGCTTCGATACTTGAAGCATACTATTTTTCATGGGATTCACATCCAGAAGAGCTCATCTCCAAATCTCACCTCCTActctgatgctgattgggcag TTGCTTGCATTGCAAGTTCCGATTTGATTAGTGGTTTTGATTGTGCATTGGCATTGAACCACtctgcacaacaaattggtatcaaagctactGGTTGCAATGACTGGGATTTCTTTGGCGAAGTTTGA